A region of the Scomber scombrus chromosome 17, fScoSco1.1, whole genome shotgun sequence genome:
ATTTATAACAGTATGAATAAGTGTATTGAAAATGGTATCAAGTTACTTTAAGGAAAAGAAGCTATTTTACAATTACAAGTACAAGTTCTGCATTCAAAATGGTCTAGCATTTATTGCATTCAGAGGTATTATCAGTAAAATATACTTGAAATACCAACAGTAAAAGTACTCCTAATGCAGAGTGACCCTTTTCAGAActttgttacatattttatattattattattattattattattattattattattattattattattattattattattattaatgtattaacattattttatggaGATTATATCAACTACTTTAATCTATAACAAGTCATCATCTTTAATATGTTGATCAtactttttgtttgaaaaatctTAATCAATTAGTGTCAAGTAGTTGGAGTAATTGTAGCTGTAAGATAAAGCAGCAACTATTAGTAAATTAATCAGCTATTTTTATTgtcaatcaatctttttttaattaaaaaaatacaaagttatctggttccagcctctcaaattataattattatcatcatacaaattgatattttatggtgtCTTAAACCTTTACTGATAGTGTTGACTgttgaaacaaaacaacacatttggtATCGACATTTTAATACACCAAATGTCCAATCAATGAATTAAGAATATAATAAACAGATTAAgtttagttgcagctctaaagttAAATGTACTGGAGTAAAAAGTACGGTATTTCTTCATGATATGTAGTGAATAAGAAATATGAAGTAGCAAAGAATTGAAAGAGAAGCACCTAAAAACTATATCTTAGTAAATCTTATTTACTACTAGAACATAAGATCTAAATCTTGCATTTTCACCCCTCTCAGGTGTTTTTGATGCAGTGAGACCATTCCTTTGGAGTGCAGCAGCGGGTTTCGCTTTTGGAGAAGCTGCATTATTTGCAGTTAAACCCACTCTGACTGAAGATGAGGTCCTGCTGTCTGCTGCCACTGTGACCGCTGAGCGAGTTGGTTCTACTGGAGTAGGCGTGATCACCGCATGTCTTGTATTTACCTCCCTGCTCTTATCTCTGGGAAGCGGCTTCCTCCTTGCTGCAATGACGATGAAGCTGTTCAGTAAAGTTGGAGTGAGGGTGCCGTGGTTATCAGAGGTGACAGCAGGAGCCTCTGTCGTGGTGGGCGCAGTCACTACTGGACTGCCAGCTGGAATCCTTCCACCGTGGATCTACATTGCAGCTCAAGGCattctggtccttatagtctactCATACTCCAATATTAATGACATGACCAAAGCTTTGTTAATCATCTTCACCACTCTTTTCCTCAGTGTCCTATATGGAAGGTTGGGTGTCATAATTGGATTCTTTGTCACAGGATTCACCATCTCTTTCCTCTTTGCCCTTCGAAAGTTCCTGACAGAGAATGCAACACAGACACCAAAATCTAAAACTGAATGCCGGCTGCTGGAGAGGATATTCTTCTACTCTGTTGTGGTGGGGATTCTGGGATTTTCAGTAGGTCTAGGGGCAGGTGAACCAGGGGAAGGGTCAAAGAAGGAGGTGGTTTCAATGCTGCACTCAGTCCTCTGGGTGGCGTTTCTGTCTGCAGGGCTGCTAGGTGCAGGTCTGGGAACAGTGGCCATGGTCGGGCTGGGGCCAAAGGTGGCTGAAAAGGTTGCTGTGGGGGCTGCTATAATATCATCAGCAGCCTTGAGAGCCATCCTGGAGTCATACTCTTCTCTGGGGGCCCGAAGCTTCACAGGGGGAATGCTAGGAGTGGCTGCAGCTGCAGGGGTGTCACTCGGAGCTGCAAGTGTTTCAGCAAAGCAGGCATTTGGGTCTAGAGAGTCAACATTAGCAGTTTTAGGTTCAGTTGTTTTCGGTGCAGTTTTGGCCACGCGAGGTTTAGCACTGAAAGCAATTCCGCTGGCAACATCAGAACTTATAACAATCGCTCTTGTtgcagttggggcatttgttcTGGGTGCACCAAAGAGCCCGTTTAACACTCAAGTGAATCTACAAAAGGGCCTCCTCAAGGGGCCAGAGCTAATTAAAGGAATTGGCATGGAGACgatcactgcagcagcagcacctaTTGGCGCAGGGGCACTTGGGGCTGCGGCATTAGCCACCGCAGCTCTGGGGAGTCTGGGGACTGTGGGTGTTGTGGTGGCTATAGTTTTGGCTTTGGGAAGTACTCTGAGCAGCATGACAAGAAAATCACCATCTgcaacacaggcacacacagactGATGGACATCTGAGTGTAGATCTTGTTCTCCTGCTGATTACTAATGTGCCTGAAGACACGGTTgttgtatgtctgtgtgcagACAGTCTTGAATGTAACGTTATTTTGATATGAGCAgatatgaacacattttcttgACAATCAAACATTGTAATTATGTCAAACTTGTATTATTGGGTATATCAGTGTTGATTAAAGAAATGACAAATGTTAATAAATCCTGTGTTGGTATACTTTTGTTTGAGTGAGAGggaaaaagtaataataaatggcctttttttcctgacattttGCAATGTGTCTTTAATGATCCATTTTCCTCACCCTCTCACCATCTTCGCCACATTTCCCAAGACATGACTGCAAGCTGGCAGTTACTTTGGTTTCATCTTAGCAACAGTAACAGAGGATTTGCTGTTTagaaaaaggaggggggagtgggaggagaaagaaaacagggaAAGGAACAGAGAATAATATCAGAGGAGCATCTTAGAATAGATTATGATGTGCAGGTGTGATCATGATTTAAAGGAATGGGGATTTAATCATCAAAATGGGGTGTTTGTCAACAATAAGTTCCTATAACCCTTTCTGAAAGGATAATATGCTCCTTGTAAATGGATATCCACCTGTGGCTCAAGATTGTGATGGTCCACCATGGCAGCAGACTGGACTTCAGCTGCAAGAGGAGACTGCAAGAAGTTTTTTCATCACACGACAGAAGGGTTGTACCAAGACTGTGAGATGTTCTGccaatgttctttttttaaggaGTTAAATTGCACTTAATTCATATGAAGAAACACGGTAATCGGTAGAGAGAGTTCCCCATGGATAAATTGTGAAACTAGTTGTTGCAACAGCATCTTGGTGTTACTTGGCACCctggaacttttttttattcattttttttatttcggCACCATGGTAAAAGTTTGACAATGTAATTTCTCCAGTGGTAGTATAGAGATGGGACATATCAATAGTTTTCCGTTGGTTTTGGCATTCAGGGAACTTCAGGAATAGTGTTGTACAACAGTATTAAATAAACCAAGAAGATTACctttattaaaacaaagatGTCTCTGAACCGGATCCATACAACAGACACGGATCAATCTGCAGAATACTCTGTGGAGTATTCAGTGGAGGTTCCCGGTGATCACGGCGGAGGTCGGACGCGTGAAGTGACGGTGCTCCagtccagctgctgcagctgcttgcCCCGTGCTGTGCGCCTCACCTTTACGCCTGAATCACTGGAGAGGCTTTATCAGAGCTACTTCCGTCGGCAGAGAAAAGAGAACTTACCGgtgttgttgatgtttgctgctcttttcaacagcttcatcatcatcatgtgtgCAGTGGTGTACACTGAGGACAAGCTGgcgatggtggtggtggcagctgTGGGGCTGGCTGCGGACATTGTGCTCTCCACGTTGTGCTGGCTGCAGAAGCTCCCCGTGTCACCAGTCTCACGCGGAGCAGTGCCATATATAGTGTGGCTGATGATCACCATTCACGTTTTATGTTACATGGGGCTCAACTATCGGCCTTTCCACCAAGCCAGTGACTCTGTAGGCTGGCAAGCCTTTTTCAGTTTCTCCACCTTTCTGACGCTCCCGCTGAACCTGGTCCCTCTGCTCCTGCTCAGTGCCCTCTCTGGTGGGATTCATACCTTGGTTTTGGGGGTGACTGTGGCTCAGAGGTTTGAAGATAATTTGCAGGGGCCCATACTGGTGAGACAGGTAAATATGGCCCTTGTTAAAGTGGCAACAAAGCACATGCAATTTAAAGGATGAGAGAAGCCAAAGATGGGAAAGATGGTCACACAAGCTTGGACAGCAGTGGAAGGAGAAAGGGGAATAATACACATGTCCATTATTTATTATAGGGAACAATATGATAAGTGGTGTGAAAGCCAGGTGCAGTTGTGTTGGCCTTTTGTCAGAATTTTGTGAGGAAAGACCAGCGCAACACTTACTGTTCTGAAAATACAGCTCTGTTACTGCACAGAAAGCAACTTAATCCCCTTTtgcacaatatatatatatatatatatatatatattttttttttttttttttttttttttcaaacttggCCAGCAGAAATGTgctcaaatataataaaagtgcATTTTGTCATAAATACTCCAAATTAATGTAGTAAAGATATTGTTATTATACTAAAGTTATTCAATTTCCTTGTCTTAATTGTGTGGTATCAAATACATTCAGACACCTTGTACCATGTTGTATAAtgcattttgtttaaaaaaaaaaaaacagaaaaacaacaacattcagGTAGAACCTTTCTGAAAGCTTTAAAATGAGAGTTAATGATCAATGATAAATTCGATTCAACCGaaatacacaaattaaatcTAGATGTAATTGAGAgtttacattttagtttttagatttttaaaacaatcaGAACTGAGCCTACCCCTGGTTTTCTCTGTGAAAAGCATTCCAGTGTAAAACATGGCCCTCCTTAAACCTAAACCTTGAGTTTACTAAATCTGTGCGTGAACATGTTTGAGGCAAGAAATACACCGTACAGTCTCCATCTAATCAATACATTTACTGAACTGATAGATAGTTGTTACAAAGTGATAGTGGAGGCAAACTGAccatcacacattcacacatcctttcttcctctcttcagcTTCTAGCCAATGTGATGCTGTACCTGTGCTCAGCCACAGTGGGCGTGATGTCATACTACATGGCAGACAGGAAGTACAGGACGGCCTTTTTGGAGGCTCGTCAGTCACTAGAGGTCAAACTCACATTGGAGGATCAGAGCACCCAGCAGGTACGTAGGGCATAAACAAGAACTAGTGTACACATTCTTTGCtttatgaaatattatattttcttatttttaggtaaacacacacatacacatgggCTCACACTCACAAATACACCTGTGAGGTAAGAACACCCTGTGCTGCTTAATTAAAGAGTGTTTTGCTCACCTCAGGGCTAATAAGGTTGATTAGAGAGACTGTTGTTTTCACCCCCAGAGCCACCGTCAGGGACCTGCCTCAGTACGGTCAGCCTAAGCTCTGTGACAACcaacagaaatatataataatatattttgcaaagtgtttaaaaaatatatctttattcCTCTTAATTTCTTCTTCACGTTACCTCAATCTACTCATAgcttatcattttatttgtattgcttgTCAGCCTTTAATCATCAATCTCTTTTGCAGCTACATGAAGTTTGCTAATGTATAAAAACTGTGAATGAACCGGCAATGACAATGTTCCTTTGCAACCAGGTTATGcaatattaaatcatatttctTCTCATGCTACCAGCAAGGTGTCAAAATTTGGAAGCTGATATTTCAAATTGCTAATTCATAACTTTATTTAGAATGTATTTTTTAGTTAAAGTTAATGTAACCTGTGTTGTTTCCaagtttgattttattcattttatgcaCTTCCATGATCCTGACTGTGACCATTTGCACAATAAAGAGAGTGGACCTGTGAGAGGTGTTTACAGGCAAATGGAAAGGATGGTGAATGTTGGTGGATATGTAGAAGATAGGGATGGAAAgatagacagagaaagagagtagAGATTGAAATCCCAAAACAGTGCTGCATCAGTAGAAGAGAGATAGAACTAGGCAACCAAAACACATCTGACCGGTTGACAGGATCTCTTGAGGCCCGCTAGGATTAATTTACTGACTCAGTCATGCACATATAGgaacaatttctttttttcttttgtcattagTGAATATGGTAACACTCACCGTTTCCACTGACTCTGTCTCCATGCAGGAAGAATTATTATTGTCTATCCTGCCCAAACACATAGCTGATGAGATGCTGCAGGGCATGAAGAACCAGGCCAATCAGAATGAGGTCCAGCAGCAACAGTTCAACACCATGTACATGTACCGCCATGAAAACGTCAGGTCAGGATCACAAAATCAACCTTTTCTGAGTCTCTAAACAATCATTATTATAGGAATGTTTTTACAACCTGttaaatttcacatttcatcctCTACGCTTGTGTTGCAGTATCCTGTTTGCTGACATTGTGGGCTTCACCCAGCTGTCTTCAGCCTGCAGTGCACAGGAGCTCGTAAAGCTGCTGAATGAACTATTTGCTCGCTTTGATAAACTGGCAGATGTGAGTATTTATTTTAGTCTGTCTCTGCtgtattttactattttcttcTGAGCTCATTTCTCTTCCTGTCCTTAAATGACTCAAACCATGAATCCGATTTAATAAGGACAATGGACTGCATAGTGTATTGCTGGTATGAGCAtggttttacatttataataaatgcTGCAAAATTAACTCAGCTCCTGCTAATGTTTTGCTTTCCAACATCTCCTCTCTTGCTCTGGCCTCATCTTACAGGAACATCACCAGTTGCGGATTAAGATCCTCGGAGACTGTTACTACTGTATCTGTGGTCTTCCTGACTTCAGGGAGGACCATGCTGCCTGCTCCATAATGATGGGCCTTGCAATGGTTGATGCCATCTCGTAAGTAGTGACTTCACGTTTAGAGAAATAATTGATCCATTCAAAGAAGAGCAAAGACATAGCCAGGTGGGTGAGGGCAGGGGACACTGTTAATACAGAAGAGGTGATGcagtcattttaatttaagaCAACACTGACTCACAAAAAACACGTAGATtagaaaagaatgaaagaaaggaagaaggtaAGGCAttagaggaagaaggaggaggatatTTCTGCGTCAACTGCCACAATCAACACAGTATGAGGAAATAAAGGTATAGTGGGAAAAAATGGTTTTATGGTGTGAGACACACTACGTAGTGACTCTACAGGAATGCTttacttttcttctctctccagGTATGTGCGAGAGAAGACTAAAACTGAGGTGGACATGCGTGTGGGCGTCCACTCTGGCATCGTACTGGGAGGGGTACTCGGGCAGAAGCGATGGCAATTTGATGTCTGGTCCACAGATGTCACAGTAGCCAATAAGATGGAATCTGGAGGGATTCCTGGGTGAGAGAACAATACTTTTTCTTACTGCTCGTGGTGATCAACCaactatttcatttatttcattttgaagaTTATGTGTCTCCACAGGAGAGTGCACATCTCTCAGACCACCAAGGAAAGTCTGCACGGAGAATTTGAACTGGAGCCGGGGAATGGAGGAGAGAGGTGCGAGTACCTGCTGGAGAAAGGCATTGACACTTACCTGGTTCTTGTGCCTAAACAGACGTCAAATAAGCTTAATGAAAATGTGAGTGGATTGGGCCTTTGTAGAACTTTTAAGGAAACTATAATTGAAttgatctaaaacattgtcctGTTTCTTTCTGGTCATACGTTAAATAACTCTAACCTATAGCTAGCTTGAGACAAAACTACAAGCTAAAACGCATACTTTTCAAACACTACATTAAGTAAAACTATTTATCAAATGAAACTTCTCCATTTTTATAGAgaagaatacatttttgatttacagttttatttatgtcacattaactgatgttttttcttcttcttctactcctccCTCAGAAACCGGGCACATTTTTCAACAGGAATTCAAACCAGCTGATAAACACAACAGCAACCAATGGGAGCCCAGCCACATCCCAAAGCACGCCCACTGAGACTAAACCAGAGGTGAATTACAATTAATGACTTAATTTGTTGCCTCAACTAAACTTATGCTACACAGACACATGTCTTCATATTGTGCATGAATAAAGATTGTATTGATATCCAGCtattcacagaaacacacatattcCTCAGTG
Encoded here:
- the LOC133997720 gene encoding uncharacterized protein LOC133997720, whose product is MAAMNLGVFDAVRPFLWSAAAGFAFGEAALFAVKPTLTEDEVLLSAATVTAERVGSTGVGVITACLVFTSLLLSLGSGFLLAAMTMKLFSKVGVRVPWLSEVTAGASVVVGAVTTGLPAGILPPWIYIAAQGILVLIVYSYSNINDMTKALLIIFTTLFLSVLYGRLGVIIGFFVTGFTISFLFALRKFLTENATQTPKSKTECRLLERIFFYSVVVGILGFSVGLGAGEPGEGSKKEVVSMLHSVLWVAFLSAGLLGAGLGTVAMVGLGPKVAEKVAVGAAIISSAALRAILESYSSLGARSFTGGMLGVAAAAGVSLGAASVSAKQAFGSRESTLAVLGSVVFGAVLATRGLALKAIPLATSELITIALVAVGAFVLGAPKSPFNTQVNLQKGLLKGPELIKGIGMETITAAAAPIGAGALGAAALATAALGSLGTVGVVVAIVLALGSTLSSMTRKSPSATQAHTD